Within the Chloroflexota bacterium genome, the region AACCGTGTGCCCCCGGCGATGGAACAGGTAGCGTGTGGGTCGTGGAGCGACTGTGATTTGCTGAACCAGACAGAATCGGGTATTCTAGGGTGCTTCCCGTTAGAAATCAGGTTACTACTCAGGCTCGGCAGGAAATGGAAAAACCGGGATTGCCTGAGCAGTTACCGCAGATCAATCAAAAAAAGATCAGCGATCTCTGCGCCGAAGGTCTGCGTAATCAGCGTTCCTCTGGCTTGTCCAGGTTGGGAAAGGGCAGCCGATTCAAATGGGAGTGATGTATCATGACAGAGTCTCCTGAGCAAACGTCGGGCGGGAAACAGGCCAGACAACTCGCGCTTGCCAGGTGGGAGATGGCAGGCAAGCCCATGGTGCTGGCACAACGGGCCTTGCTGATGGATGAGCAAGCCTACCTGGCCGTACGTGAGCATCCGAATGCGCTATCGCGTGGTTTCGTGGTCCTGCTGCTGTCGCTGATCGCGGTGCTGGTAGCCCGACTGATAGGCATGGGCCTGGGCTGGCTTACGATGCCCCGCGTCGATGAAATACAGCGAGGTATGGAGAGTGCGTTGACAGAATGGACCTGGTATGCCAACCAGGTCGCCGCCGATCCCGGTTTCGCGGACCAATTCCAACAGGCTTACGACGGGATATGGCAGCTGGTCAGGGTAGCCACCGGTTACCCCTCTGCGGCCGGAATCGGTGCCCTGGTCACGTTCCTGGTGATCACAGGGATCAGTTGGCTACTTTTTGGCTTAACTGCCCACCTGATTGCCCGCTGGTTTGGCGGCGAGGCAAGCCTGGGACAGTTCCTGGGTGTGCTGGCTCTGGCTTACACACCGATCTTATTGACCATTATTCCCATGATACCTGGGGCCTCCATTTCACCGCTCCTGGTGTTCCTGGCCATCCTCGTCCTGAAGTATCTGGCCGTTAAATGCACCTATGGGTTATCGCCGGGATATGGCCTGGCGATCGTTCTGCTACCATATTTGATCGGTCTGATTATCCTGACAGCTCTGGTACTGCTGGCCGTTGCCCTTGGGCTCAACCAGATACCGTTTGTCAACGATATCCTGCACTCGCTGCGCATCCTTGGCATTCTGTGGGGATAGGGCTATGAAATCATCGTTACGTTTTTACTCTGACATCCTGCAGTTGCGCACGGAGCCATTCGAAGAGATCAGGGAGTCTTCAAATGGCTTTGCACGCGCGGTTAAATTGCTAATCGTTGTGGGCTTGATAGCAGGCCTTGGGTACTGGATCGGTCTGCCGGCAGAACTGGACAAACCGGTTCTTGCAGATTTTCTGGAGAAGACTATGGTTCAGGTCGACCGGCTCGACCACCAGGTGGTGTCCCCCCTCGCGGACTCATTGGCTCAGGCTACTATGGAAACGCTTGAGGCTCGCTTCGATGAGATGTTGCCCAATCGGGCACCCGTCTTGCCTGAGCACGTTCATGAGTTGCTTAATCAGGCCGATATCTCTGCTGAGGAACTGGGCGCCCGCCTGGCAGAACTGTCGGGCGCGCCAGAGGGTGTTACCAGCTTCCTGGCGGAACAGGGTGTCACCGGGGAGAGCCTGAGCAAGGTGATCGGCCAAACTGGGATTAGCTCGGGACGGCTGGCCCAGATTGCGGCACAACTGGCCACCGAATCACCCGAGACCTCAGGCCTGGTGGCGCAGCGGCCGGCCGGAATGCTGGAGACAATTTCCGCGCTTCAGCCGGGGTTGTTTGCCTTCCTGGCAAAGGTTGTCGTGACGCCCGAGCGGATTGGCCAGGCGCTTGACGGTGTCGCGATGCCTGCGGTCGATCTGGCAGAACGGTCGCAATCGATTGCAGCCATGCCGGGCCAGGTCAATGGCCTTCTGGCCCGTATGGAGCAGACGGCGGAGGCGCTGCAACCTCCCCTGGGCAATCCCGCCAGCCGAGTTAGCAGGACGATCGGTCGCTGGCTTTCGACGCCCTTTAATCTGATGGCGAGCTGGATGTTTTTTGCGCTTGCCGGCATGCTTACGGCCAAATCCCTTGGCGGCAAGGGCACCATCTCGCAGCATCTGGCAGCGGTGGCGCTGGCGTCAGCCCCCCTGGTACTATTGATGGTGAGCCTGATTCCTCCCATGGACCTGGTTATGCCGGTCTCTGCCGCCATTGCTCTTGAGTACTTTGGCCAACTGCTCGCCCTGGTGGGTTGGGGCTGGGCTCTCTTCGTACTGGTGAAATCTCTGGAAGTAACCCATGAGTTCAGCGCGTGGCGCTCCGCTGCGACCATTCTGTTGACCTGGATCGTTCTTTTCGTCTTCGTGCCGCTCCTATCGTTCGTGGTGATGGGCTATCTTTTCAGCGGCTAGTTTTTTTGGATAACTAACGTATGGACTGGATCAAAAGAAACATTATCCCGATCGCCGTCCTAATTGGCATCAGCCTTGTTGGTCTGCTGGTTTACTGGATATACAGTTCTTTCCCTCCAAAGTCATTTACAATGGCTACCGGGCGGGAAGGGGGGGGATACCACCAGACGGCCGAGGCGTATCGCAAAATTGCAGTGGAAAGGGGGTTTGACCTGCAAATCGTGCCAACGGCCGGCTCCCTTGAAGCTTTAGATATGCTGGAGCGGGGTGAGGTGGATGCCGCCTTTATTCAGGGTGGTACGGCGCTAGATGCCGACCCGGACGAGTTAAAATCCCTGGCGAGCATCTATTTCGAACCAGTTTGGGTGTTCTACCGAACTGATATCAAGTCGGCCAAGCCACTTACCGGTCTTGATCAACTGGATGGTCTTAAGATCGCGATCGGTGAAGCGGGCAGTGGCACCCAAGTATTGGCTCGCACCCTCTTGCAGGACAATGGCATTACAGCTGAAAACGCGACCCTCGTTGAAGTTCCCTTGCACGATGCAGTTGATTTGCTCACTGCCGGAGATGTCGACGTTGTCTTTGCCGTAATCTCGCCCGAATCGGCCACTGTGCAGACCTTGTTGAGGAATCGGGATGTCGACTTGATGAACATGGCACGGGTAGACGCCTACCATGCCATGTATCCTTACCTGGCTCGCATCGTCTTACCTCGGGGAGCGATTGATCTGGAAGATAACCTGCCGACCGAAGACAAAAATATGATCGCCACTGCAGCCAATATCGTCGTTCGGGAGGAATTCCATCCTGACCTCATGCGCTTGTTGACACTGGCCATGGTATTCACCCATCGGGAGGGTGGTTTGTTCGAAGAGCGCCTCGAATTTCCCAATTTCGCATACGTGGATTTGCCGATCCATCCCGAAGAGCTGGCGTACGGGGAGCGGTTGCGTTCTGGCGAAACGACCCTGGACAAGACGCTGCCCTTCTGGGCGGCCGCGCTCATCGACCGCTATTATCTCTTCCTGCTTCCTATCCTTTTCATTGCGCTGCCCTTGCTCGGACGGAGTTCGCTGCTGGTTGAATTTTACATGCGAAATCAGATCAACCGCTGGTACAAGAAGATCCGGGCCATTGAATTGCAGGCCGATAGCATGTCACTCGACGAGCTTGACGCGACAATCGCCGAATTGAACGAGATGGAATCGAGGGTCCCTGAAGAGGTCAACGTCTCGTTGGGCCACATGCGAAACGTCTATTTCTTACGGTCTCACATTGAGAAGGTGATCGAGTATTTAGAAGCCGATCGGGCAGCTCTGGTAGCGGAACAATCGGCCCAGGAAGAACAGGAACCGACCGATTTTGCCACGACAACGGAAGCAGATTAGACAGATTACCAACCAGGGGTCGCCGCTGCTTCGCAAGCACCGTGAGCCAAACCATTTTCATGGTTTGGCATCATAATCCATTGGCTTCGGGTAGTGTCCCCGCACCTCTTGAGGATCAAACAGGTACCGCCGCTCGTAGACCATCAGCAGCAATATCGTGCCGAACTGGAGCAGTGCCTTGAAGATGGCACTGAACTGGTCCAGGTAGAAGGACATCAGGATCACACCGGTCAGGGAAAGAAGCAGGGCGAGTTTGGCCGCGTGCACACCGCGCAGTTCCTGCCCGCGCAGGATCAAGATCACTCCTGCCAGTGAGATGAGACCCACCAGGGTTTCGAGCAAGACCCTGGCGATTAACCAAAAACCACTCTGCACATCCACCCGTGAGAAGACAGCGGTCTGCCAGATCTGTGCCAGCTCATCATGGACGAGAATCCCGATCACCAGGCTAAGGGCGGTGAGCATCGAACCCGCGATCAGGACCAACAGTGCCATCAGGATTAGCATCCGCATGGGAGCACGGCCGATGCGCAGGGCCAGGTTATCCACAGACGCCTCGAACCTGTGCCAGAGCGAGGGGCGGGCCGGCAACAGTGGGATTTCGGTCTGGCTCAAGTAGCTGTTCAGCGCTTTGGCCAGTCCTGCCACGTGGGGCAATTCGGCCGTCTGCGCGTCCTTGAGCCGCAGCAGTAGCAGCTCCAATTCCCTTTCGTCCAGATTGTTGTCGATCAGTTCTGCCAATCCTTCCAGGGCCCGGTACATCTCCGCCCGGGGATTCGGGTCTCCTTTCCGGCGCACGAAGAGGAACAAGAGGACCATCAGCAAGAACACCGCATAGATCAGTGGGGCAGCTGGGGGATAGAAGTAGTCGTTTGTCCGGGTGATGAACTTGCCTACCTCGTCGATAAACAGGCCGACACCCAGGCCGCTCAACAGGGCACCAAGACGAAGCGCCCATCCATTGGCGAGAATCAGTGGCAGAAGCACGCCAACCAGCAGCAGCAATCCTCCCCAGAGGGCGTGGGCAACATGAAGAACGTCGTTGCCCAACTGGGGAAAGCCGGTCAATTCCAGGAACAGCCGGGTAACCATCACCGAACCGGCAAAGGCTGCCAGGGAGATAAGCAGATAGGTCTCAGCATGGGCTCGCCTGACCGGCGAGCGAATGGCGCCATCTTGTGTCGAGAATATCAATTGACTTTACCTCCGTTTGGAACGGAAACCCTGACCACTTGTCGCCGGCATGAATGGGATAAGGGCAGGGGTAAGTGATCCCTATGGTGCCCGCAATCCCTCGCATTCCGCTGCAACACCGATGACCGTGGACGATCGCCCGACGGTCAACCCGTGCCGACAAGGCTCCTGGACGAAGATTTCGTTGCCTGTTGAGGGAAATTGTGGCAGATCACAAACAAAAACAAAATTAACGCATATTGACCCTTGAAAACTGCGATAGATTATTGTATTATGTGAATAGTCCCACTACCCGTTGGACCTGGGATATCCCGGAGGGTCTGGGTGGACCTTTTCTGCCGGCTTCACCCCCCTCTGCCCTGGATAGTGCCAGGTCCTTATCATGGTTGTTTTTGCCCTGTTCAGTTCCAAGAAGGAGGAAGCTATCGTGTCCAGAAAACTACTGTTGGTGGCAGTTTTAATCCTTGTGATGGTGATTTCCGCCTGTCAGGCGCCTGTGGCTGCGCCTGGCGTCCAAGGACCAGCGGGTCCACAGGGTCCGGCCGGGCCAGCCGGAGCCGACGGCGCTGCCGGTGAACCTGGTCCTGCCGGACCGGCTGGCCCAGCAGGTGCTGCGGCTGAAGGGGAAGCCACAGCAGCTGTCTTTGGCTCCGAATACGTGGGCGCCGAGACTTGTGCCACCTGTCACACTGAAGTGGCTGAAGTATTCAATATGTCCGGCCACCCTTTTAAGCTGAATCCGGTTGTCGACGGGCAGCCTCCTGAGTATCCGTTCACCGAGTTGTCGGAGTTACCTGAGGGATACACATGGGATGATATCAGCTATGTCATAGGCGGGTACAACTGGAAGGCTCGCTTCATGAACCAGGATGGCTTTATCATCACCGATGCACCGGGTGAAACGGGTAATGCAGACTACCTCAACCAGTACAATTATGCAAACCCGGTTGTCGGCAACGAGGCTGGTTGGGTCACCTATCACTCAGGTGAGGAAAACAAGCCCTATGACTGCGGCACCTGCCATACGACAGGATACCGTCCCGAAGGGAACCAGGACGACCTGCCAGGTATTGTCGGTACCTGGTCCGAGCCTGGCATTCACTGCGAGGAGTGCCACGGTCCTGGCAGCCTGCATGCCGACAATCCCTATGGGGTCGCCATGCAAGTCGACCGCGATTCAGAGCAATGTGGAAGTTGCCATTTCCGCGGTGTGCCTGAAACGATTGACGCATCGGGTGGTTTCATCAAACACCATGAGCAGTACGAGGAGTTGTTTCAGAGCAAGCACGTTACCATCGACTGTGTGGTTTGCCATGATCCCCATACCGGCGTGATCCAGTTGCGCAAGGCTGGCGAACAGACTACTCGCACTACCTGCGAGAACTGTCACTTCGATAACGTCGAGGATCAGAACTCCGAGGTACACAAGGCAGTTGAGGTTCAGTGTATCGACTGCCACATGCCGCGTGTAACCAAAAGCGCGGTTGGCAATGCCGAAATGTTCACCGGTGATCTCCGCACCCATCTGATGGCCATCGATCCCAACCAGATTGGGCAGTTCAACGAGGATGGCACCGTTGCGCTGTCGCAGCTGGGCCTGAATTTCGCCTGCCGGCACTGTCACGTGGAGGGTGGATCTGCAACCCCCAAGACGGATGCCGAGTTAAGCGAAAGGGCTGCCGACTATCACGTTATCCAGTAATGCCAAGGGGAACTGAAGGAGGTCAAAAAGGCAGGTAGGACCCATGTCCTACCTGCCTTTCATTTTGGTTGGATAGCACCTTCGTTGGTGCGCTGGCGGCATCTGGTCAGAAAACGATCGGAGTCGGCCTTGAGCGACCCGCGGATTGGATGACGCTCTCCCGGTTCATTGGCTCGTGATCATCTCACCAGTCAAAACTTCCGGTTCCAGTCCTGGCGTCGTTGCGATGGTCAGGGTGCCGTCCGCGGCAATACCAGGGGCGTAGTTTCCGATCCACACGGAATAGATGCCGGGGATCGGATCCAGATTCACAGCCGGATTGAGGTTGTCGGCGCCCTCATGATCATCGCTGCACTCGAATGACCCGTCTGGTGACATGACAACCAGTGTGGAGTCCTGTTCACTTTCGAAGAAAAGTATCAGGTCCTCGCTGGTGCCGGTCCAGTTGAAGCGGAATGAGGGTGCCGCGTCGACATAGCCGGTGCAAAGCTCGTTGTTCAGGTCGATATCAAAGGCAGGAAGTTCGCCGCCGCCTGCCATTTCCTGCCGGAAGGGGGTGAGCTCGGCATCGATGATGGCAATGGCAGATCTGGACTGGGGAGCTGTTTCCGCCTCCAGGACCCTCGAGGGCAGCGGAACACCGAAGGCCGCTCTATTGCTCTGCTGTGGAAGCAAGCGGGCAACATCCAGGTTGGCGGGCGACAGTTCCTGGGTGGAGAAGACCAGGAAGCCTGGCTCCACGGCGTTCTCCTCGTATCCGCCCATGAAGATTGCGTACTTGCCCTCGATAGGATCTTGAAGTTCGATGTAGGGGTCCAGCACGAGCGAATTCAGGTCGTCACTGCACAACAGATCACCGTTGGGGGTCACAACGACCATGGTGGGGTCGCCTGCACTGAGGAAGAAGATGCGCAGTGATTCGACATAATCGTCGCGGGTCCAATCCAGGACCACGTCAGGTCGAACTGGAATGATACCGGCACAGTCCTCGCTCAACTGACTGGCATCGATTCTGGGGCCCTGGCTGACTCCGCTCAACATACTGACCAAGGTGGGATCGAGCCAGACCTTATTCTCACCTCCCAGGGTGACGGTGCCCAGGACCGGGTCGGCCTGAGGATTGAATTCTGCCGGCTGATTGGAAGGGATGGACCCTTCGGGCTGTGTGGAAAATGAGTCGTTGGGCGATTCCGGTACCAGGACAGGCTGTGTGGCACAGGCACTCAACAGGAGGGTGGCTGCGATGAGCAGGAGCAGTGGTGAAAGTCGGCGATGCATGGTGCGATGTCCTCCTTATGATCGGCTCCTATGCGGTGTTCAGCCCAATCGGGATGGCACTGCACGAGCCGTTTTTGATCCTCCCGTCCATGGCTAGCAGCCATGGTTCAATTTACATAATCCGAATCAGTATAACTGTCTGCAACTATCCGCCCCATTATAGGCGATCTTTGCGATTTTTTCAAGTCAGGTGAATTCGCTTCAGTAATTCCAACTGTGCTGCGGAGTCCAGGCTCTGCGTAGCCATTTTCCAAAGAAACTTCCGTTATGTCCTGTTTCTTGTAATACGAATGATCCTGAAACATGAAGGATAACGGAGGAGCCGCTAAGGAGTCGCGGTTATGTCATACTGAGGGTTGCCGAAGCATCTCAAGGTTCCTTGCAGTATGAATGATCCTGAAGATCACGGCACATTCCATATGCAGGGGAGTCGAGGCTGTACGAAGTCCCCATTTTTCTGGGTTAGCCGGGTTGATCTTGCGCAAACCCAGCTGATAAGCCGCCTGGACCCTAACCTGGACAAGCCAGAGGAACGCTGATAACGCAGACCTGAATGAACCGCAGATGACGCTGATGAACGCAGATAATCGCAGATCAATCGAAAAAAGATCAGCGACCTCTGCGCCGAAGGTTTGCGGTACATTCTTGTTAGGTTTGTGGCTGATTTTCTTGCCCAGTGTGCAAGAATCTGACTCGTAAGGCACTACACATCGTCCGAGACTGCGCTCGGAAGATGAGGCCCCTTCGGGGCAGTTTAGCCAGCACAGCGCTTCAATGAGCGCATTATCGACAAAAAGTTGTCGATGTTGATGCCGTAAGCGCCTAAAGGGGGCTGCTTGAGTCCACGAAGGCGGGGCAGCACTGTCTTGCCTTCGCAAGAAGAGTGCCACTCCGCCTTCGGGATTAACGTTTATTTCAGCTCGTGCTTATTTCGGCTGGGGCCCCTGATTAAAGGGAACGACCAGCTGTTGCGTCGCCGATCCGGAAAACTCTCCGTCGACCTTCAGTTGATAGACCATGTCCTGCCCCGCCAGACTCTGGTCAAGGCAATCCTGATAGGGCGATTGGG harbors:
- a CDS encoding YIP1 family protein is translated as MTESPEQTSGGKQARQLALARWEMAGKPMVLAQRALLMDEQAYLAVREHPNALSRGFVVLLLSLIAVLVARLIGMGLGWLTMPRVDEIQRGMESALTEWTWYANQVAADPGFADQFQQAYDGIWQLVRVATGYPSAAGIGALVTFLVITGISWLLFGLTAHLIARWFGGEASLGQFLGVLALAYTPILLTIIPMIPGASISPLLVFLAILVLKYLAVKCTYGLSPGYGLAIVLLPYLIGLIILTALVLLAVALGLNQIPFVNDILHSLRILGILWG
- a CDS encoding Yip1 family protein, with the translated sequence MKSSLRFYSDILQLRTEPFEEIRESSNGFARAVKLLIVVGLIAGLGYWIGLPAELDKPVLADFLEKTMVQVDRLDHQVVSPLADSLAQATMETLEARFDEMLPNRAPVLPEHVHELLNQADISAEELGARLAELSGAPEGVTSFLAEQGVTGESLSKVIGQTGISSGRLAQIAAQLATESPETSGLVAQRPAGMLETISALQPGLFAFLAKVVVTPERIGQALDGVAMPAVDLAERSQSIAAMPGQVNGLLARMEQTAEALQPPLGNPASRVSRTIGRWLSTPFNLMASWMFFALAGMLTAKSLGGKGTISQHLAAVALASAPLVLLMVSLIPPMDLVMPVSAAIALEYFGQLLALVGWGWALFVLVKSLEVTHEFSAWRSAATILLTWIVLFVFVPLLSFVVMGYLFSG
- a CDS encoding TAXI family TRAP transporter solute-binding subunit yields the protein MDWIKRNIIPIAVLIGISLVGLLVYWIYSSFPPKSFTMATGREGGGYHQTAEAYRKIAVERGFDLQIVPTAGSLEALDMLERGEVDAAFIQGGTALDADPDELKSLASIYFEPVWVFYRTDIKSAKPLTGLDQLDGLKIAIGEAGSGTQVLARTLLQDNGITAENATLVEVPLHDAVDLLTAGDVDVVFAVISPESATVQTLLRNRDVDLMNMARVDAYHAMYPYLARIVLPRGAIDLEDNLPTEDKNMIATAANIVVREEFHPDLMRLLTLAMVFTHREGGLFEERLEFPNFAYVDLPIHPEELAYGERLRSGETTLDKTLPFWAAALIDRYYLFLLPILFIALPLLGRSSLLVEFYMRNQINRWYKKIRAIELQADSMSLDELDATIAELNEMESRVPEEVNVSLGHMRNVYFLRSHIEKVIEYLEADRAALVAEQSAQEEQEPTDFATTTEAD
- a CDS encoding multiheme c-type cytochrome; translation: MSRKLLLVAVLILVMVISACQAPVAAPGVQGPAGPQGPAGPAGADGAAGEPGPAGPAGPAGAAAEGEATAAVFGSEYVGAETCATCHTEVAEVFNMSGHPFKLNPVVDGQPPEYPFTELSELPEGYTWDDISYVIGGYNWKARFMNQDGFIITDAPGETGNADYLNQYNYANPVVGNEAGWVTYHSGEENKPYDCGTCHTTGYRPEGNQDDLPGIVGTWSEPGIHCEECHGPGSLHADNPYGVAMQVDRDSEQCGSCHFRGVPETIDASGGFIKHHEQYEELFQSKHVTIDCVVCHDPHTGVIQLRKAGEQTTRTTCENCHFDNVEDQNSEVHKAVEVQCIDCHMPRVTKSAVGNAEMFTGDLRTHLMAIDPNQIGQFNEDGTVALSQLGLNFACRHCHVEGGSATPKTDAELSERAADYHVIQ